ATCGGGAGACTTGTTTATGTTATGCTCTGTGGTTGCTCTGCTTCCCCGCGATTATCGGCTTATCATTGTTGTTTCTATAGAAGTTCAGGCCTCTTGCAGGTAGCCCTGCTACTAAAATGATGGAAGATTGCGCATAACCGTTACGCTTTTTAGAAATCACTTAACCTGTCCCTACCTGATCAAGCGCGACTGGGGTCGTACCGGTTATTGCATGTCGTTATGTCCTTCCGCAGCTCTAGCTCTTCTCCGGACATTCTTGGGCCACCTGGCGACGTCGAATATTTGGTTTCCTCTCCGTTCAAACCTTTCTCCGGGCGCCAAAGCGTCATGTCGCCTGCAAATTTCAAACTCCTTCAAACGCCGCGCTTCGCCAAACGCAGAGGGTCGCGCATCAACCTAAGCCCTGCCAAAAGTTCGCATTCTATCCGCTTCGACGATGTGGTGCTTCCTGGGTCTCCGTCAAGCAAATTGATCGGTCGGCAAAGGTCCCTTTCCCCTGAAAAGCTGCAGCCCGACGGGAACGTGAGTCCGTGGAGGATTCGAGTAACATTGGAGGCAACACAAGACGAGGAAATGAACCAAGACAGCCCTTCGCGCAAACGCCCCCGGAATTCTACCATGACAACCAAAGTACCGCTGAAGGATGAGGCAGACACTATGGAGCAGACCCCTAGAAAACGCCGCGGACGCCCGAGGAAGTCAGACACAATGGTTCAAAGCGCGACACCGAATGGGGGGAGTCCTGGTCATACTCCTGGCCCGGGAGGCGCAAGTGCGCAAAAGAGGAAGCGAGGTAGACCTAGGAAATATCTCCCGGAGCCGGATGCCGTAGACGACGTTGCCGATCAGGTGGCAAATAGCCAGGTACATGAGCCGTCTGTTGTCGAGCCCGAGCCAAGTTGGGCTCCCCTGAACCTTGCTGCAGATGGCGAATCTGACGATGGCTTGCCGGATGATCAAGGCTACGCAGAACCCTTTGAGGGTGAGGCTCAGATGGAGCAATTTGATGATAACCCTCAGAATCAGAGTCCTGGAGTTGAATATGAGCGTACTTACGATACGCCAAATGTCGATTATATGGATGATGTTTATATGCAGAATGACGAGAATATACATTCAACACCATCAAAGATGCCTTCTCCATCTCGTGAGAGCCAGATTATCTCTCCAGATAACACCATATACGCTGGTCGTACACCTAGACCGCCTCGTCAATACCCCACCCcagcatcctcatcattAGTCGATGAGGAAAGACAAGACCGAGGGGCGCAAAACTCTATCTCGCGCAATCGCTTTCGCCAAAGCGGAGTTCATGCTACAAACGACCCTACAGATGAACACAGAGAATTCGATTCTATAATGGAGAGTGAAGGGTTTAGCATGGTTTCGCTGGATACACTACCGTCAGCTAAACAACATGGACTCAGCGCCAGCTCTCAAGTAACAAAGGGCGCTTTGAAGCCGTTTCTGGAGCGGGAAAGCAACGGTGTCTTAAGACGAAAATCCTCGATCCGGAATCAGgccaatgaagaagaagccggtCTAATTACGCAACCTGAGCCATCAGCCCTGGCACAAGAGAAGGCTACTGTGGACTACAGGTCCGCTAGGGCATATTCTTCCCCTACTTCTCCAGCGCCTGTTCCGGTTCAAGCCTCTAGCAGACGGCGGCGACGACCAATAGCCAGGTTTGTGAGGTTGGTCCGTGTGGGCATTGCTCTGGAGAGCGCTCTAAGGCGTCCGTATGACAGAGAGTATCCCCGAGGTCTCCTGTCAAGTCCTGAGATACGCGTGTCGCAAGATCAGATGTCCAGCTTGGAGACATCTAGGAAACGATTGGAGCTGCTCTTCAGCGAATTCGATTCAGAGATACAACGCGATCTACAGTCGGCCTTGAAATTCGGTCAAGAGCTCGCGAAGAGACGAGTGCAGGCAGAGATTGAGAATGCAAGGAAAGCCCCTGAGATGGAAACTATCACAGAAACCACGCCAAAAGGCCTGAGCGAAACAAGTGGGTCTCGGGAAATGTCGCGGGAACCTGATGGACTAAGGGACTACGATACACCAGGCTCAGAGATGAGGCGTCGGATGGAAGAATGGCAACGGGAGAGGGAAGCTATCAGCCGCGAAATTCAATTGGCCAACTCAAGCCAGGTCATTGTTATTGACAGTGATGTGAGTGGCCCTCCGAGTCCAGAGGGGGGCATGGCTGCTCCCAAAGCTGATGAAGAGCGTGACTGGACCTCTGACATCGATCGTGGAGACGCAGATGCACTATCAGTGCATGACAAACCCGAAGATGGTCGCTTTAGTGAacaagaggaggaagacgaagatgacggATACGAAGATATCTGGCAACAAGAGGCTAATGATAGAGGCGATCTTTCGGACCGCTCGTCTGTTTCGTATGTTCATCAAAGCTTGGACAATAACAGGCAAGAGTCTAGTCCTCAAACAAATAGCTCGATATCTGAACGGAGTGCTATCGATAATTCGTATTCTCCAGCCTACTGGACCAATGCTCACGACAAGGTGCCGTTTCTAGGCAAGTCGCGAATCAAAGAGCTACGAGAACAGGATGTTGATATTTCCGCACTATTGCGTCCAGGGGCTACCCCCAAACGTTCGCGTTACTACTACGGGCAAAGCAGGCCCCCAAGTACAGAAAACGGACGAGATCCCgagcagccacagccaaCCGCGGTACCCTACAGCGAGGAGGCAAAGGAGGATGAatacgaggaagaagaagtacaGGGAGTGCGgcaggatgaggaggatcaCTTACTTGAACCTCCGCAGTCAGATGATTATCTGGAGTCAAGCCCTCAGAGAGCCCCAGGGGAAGAGACATTCCAGCTGGATCCAACTACGAATTTTGAAAATGCACGACAACACTCGGATTTGTGGCTAGAAGGGTATGGTGATGGGAATCTTTCAGATGCAGCTTCACCTGAACCACAGACCGCTCACGAGACACCTGTCCTCACCCCCGAACGCCAGCAGCCCTCCAGTACCAGAAAACAAGCATCATCCTGGCTCCAAAAGATTACTAATCTTACGCCTCAATGGTTGAAAGTaccaaaaagaagatcaTTTGCAGAGCCTGCTCTATCTGTATATGACGAGGCTTcagaggacgaagatgatgacgggTCCCGCTCGAGAAACGTGGAAGAAAACTACATGGAGGAAGCGCCAAGACTGCATCGGGACCATGAACAACAGAGCCTTTCTAGCCCGTTAGACGACCAGTCGCCCAATGTAGAAGCAAAAGACGATACGTATGATCGTCCTTTGCCGCTGGCTGTCTCTGGATATTTCTCTGACGATCACTACATCCTCCTTCGTCGTCTTTACCGTCTGGCAAAAAGACATCCAGAACGCTTCATTTACTACCCTGGTCCAGGGCGATCGGATATCATTGGTGATTGGATATGGACGTCGGACGGTTTACATGGGGTCCCCATCACGGAGCGTCAGTTTGCCATTATTGACAGATTCGTGCAGGAGTTGGCCAAGGCCGACCTACAGGCCGGTGGAACAGGCCAAGTTGGCTGGACGGAAGCCGATTTGCATAGAAGACTGATCAGCGTGATCATTGGTGAACAGATTCGGGAAGAGATGAAAGCACAGTTACACGACGAACAGTCAACAGCGGGGCattcgagaagaaggcgtGCCCCTACCAGTTCGTGGTACTGACGACTACCCAAACCAACGATTatagtttctttttttggtttcgTTTCCCGGACCCCGTTACCAGCTTGGCAACGATAGGCTGCTTTTGTGTAACGAATTTATCCTCGTTTTTTTGGGTGTTACTTGGAGAGTATGTTCGGGACTATACGGGTTGGCGAGCCAATGGGTGGATACTGTGTCTATGAGTTACTGGCTCGCATTTGGTTTTGgcttctcattcttttttgtttgtgTTGGCATTTGGATTGTTTAAGATTCCCCCTAAGTTTCTTTTGTCTATAAGTGTTTTTGTTGGTGATCAAGAGTCAGCTGCCTGAAGAATTTCCAACCTTGTGCTGGTTTCCATGTCCTTTCCTGGACTGCGATCGCATGATTAGTTCCTTGAAACCTGTATGACTtatatctcttccttcttgtccgGCTCACAGTCCTATAAGTGCCCTTCTTATTTCCTCTCACGCTAGTTCTTTTTGTCGCTTTTGGCTGGCCAAGTTTACTTTGGAGATCTGCGTGCTAGGCACTAGGTATAAGTACATATGTTGGGAAACCTGCACGGCAATGACGAGGAGCCATGTATGAACATCTGTTATGCTGTATATTTTGCTGGCAACTGCTACATATGAGTTATCCAATTTCGGGAGACTGGGCCGTGATGATTTGCTCAACACCATCCCAGGCCCCCTTTACCCAAGCAAAGTTTGTTCGCCACGTTCCCCATTCCAGGGATGTGGTTTCTTATTTTGCAGCGCATGAAACACAATGGCTTGGCGATTTGTTCCGATTTCTTCCCCCATCTCTCTCCACTCTTGGGACGAACAGTCCCGTTGTAGTTTTGACCAAGCTGCGGGCTGTGGTCCCCAGCCAAACAGGATTGTCGACGTCAGAAATAGGCCCATCTAGAGCCTGATGTCCTTGTTTCCTGAAGCCTAACCTGTGATCTATGCCGTATTAGGTTGTATTCAAGCTGTGAATGGCCCAACGCAGTGACCTGTATTCGAAGCCATTCCGAGCAGAAAGTACATACTCATACATATAAACAGGAGAAATATCCCTGAATGAGAAAGCGGCAAGACCAAGACGCCAATTTACTCAGTTTGTCCGTTCTTTGTAGGAGTTTCAGTCATAATCCGAAGGCTTTTTATACATACCAAAATGAGAGTGGCCAGCACCATTCAATACATCTTCCACCTCCCCTACCTGACCAAACGTACAGAACGTTCCATCTGGAAGGGTAAAGGGATCGACGATTCCCCCTCTATTGAAGTCACAGTGCATTGCCACGATGACGACTCCCAATCAACCGGGTCCGAGATGGCGGTGAACGCAAGCGAGTTGGACCTGCATCATggcggcagcagcaacagcagcgGCAGCCGATCTCGATTGGTACGGGTTGTAAGCTGGGCCAGCATTGTCTGTGACAAATGCCGATGGACACCAGAGCAAGAGCGTGAATTGGCTATTGCACAGAGCGAGCTGGGGAGGTGTCAGAAAGCCTGGAGTTCGGAGCAAGAGTTGTGGCTATCCCATGTATGTatcattttccctttcccttaTTTAGTTTCTTTCGCTGCGGGACTTGAATCAATAAACATTTTGTCTGCGTCATTATGGATTCATGAAGTGCTAATATTCATTATCCTGGGATCGTTCAGATCGAGGCcttgatggaagagaaagaagctcaTGAAGAGTTCCTTGTCCATCGAGCGAAACAGCAGGATGATGAGCAACAACATTTCCGGAAGGCTTGGAATAGACGGCGGTCCTCTGAGGAGCAGCCCGTCGACGCTAATGCCCATCGGGCTAGTAGCAAAGTGCGACGCTTTCGGAAAAGGCATACTGGTGATTTCTACTGAGGACAATCTGGTACTGTCATGATCCCCTTCTAGCCTGTttgaaaacaaaagaaaaaaagaagagaacgagaaaaatgaaaaggtACGGCggaaaatagaaagagagaaaacaggaagaagaaacattggtcattgctggaggatgtACTAAAATTCTAATGATTACTATGATGCGACCTTTGAGTGTTTTTCGCCTGACAAATTACTTGTGGTTGATATGCGATACTTTGAATACCTTGTTGCTACCCCCGTTGCTAATATCCAATATGGATTGTacatattatatataaccTTGAATGCCAATGAATGAACCGTAGTCTTTTTGAGATCCATTTAGTCAGGGACAAGTTATTTGTGGATAATACCCCGAGTGTCCCACTTTCTATGGGTCTATCGATCCTCGATCCACCATCATATATTCTTAAGGGAGAAGGGGCCTTTCCATGTACTCGTATAACCACCGTTCTATGACGTATACGCGAAT
The sequence above is a segment of the Aspergillus flavus chromosome 4, complete sequence genome. Coding sequences within it:
- a CDS encoding AT DNA binding protein gives rise to the protein MSFRSSSSSPDILGPPGDVEYLVSSPFKPFSGRQSVMSPANFKLLQTPRFAKRRGSRINLSPAKSSHSIRFDDVVLPGSPSSKLIGRQRSLSPEKLQPDGNVSPWRIRVTLEATQDEEMNQDSPSRKRPRNSTMTTKVPLKDEADTMEQTPRKRRGRPRKSDTMVQSATPNGGSPGHTPGPGGASAQKRKRGRPRKYLPEPDAVDDVADQVANSQVHEPSVVEPEPSWAPLNLAADGESDDGLPDDQGYAEPFEGEAQMEQFDDNPQNQSPGVEYERTYDTPNVDYMDDVYMQNDENIHSTPSKMPSPSRESQIISPDNTIYAGRTPRPPRQYPTPASSSLVDEERQDRGAQNSISRNRFRQSGVHATNDPTDEHREFDSIMESEGFSMVSLDTLPSAKQHGLSASSQVTKGALKPFLERESNGVLRRKSSIRNQANEEEAGLITQPEPSALAQEKATVDYRSARAYSSPTSPAPVPVQASSRRRRRPIARFVRLVRVGIALESALRRPYDREYPRGLLSSPEIRVSQDQMSSLETSRKRLELLFSEFDSEIQRDLQSALKFGQELAKRRVQAEIENARKAPEMETITETTPKGLSETSGSREMSREPDGLRDYDTPGSEMRRRMEEWQREREAISREIQLANSSQVIVIDSDVSGPPSPEGGMAAPKADEERDWTSDIDRGDADALSVHDKPEDGRFSEQEEEDEDDGYEDIWQQEANDRGDLSDRSSVSYVHQSLDNNRQESSPQTNSSISERSAIDNSYSPAYWTNAHDKVPFLGKSRIKELREQDVDISALLRPGATPKRSRYYYGQSRPPSTENGRDPEQPQPTAVPYSEEAKEDEYEEEEVQGVRQDEEDHLLEPPQSDDYLESSPQRAPGEETFQLDPTTNFENARQHSDLWLEGYGDGNLSDAASPEPQTAHETPVLTPERQQPSSTRKQASSWLQKITNLTPQWLKVPKRRSFAEPALSVYDEASEDEDDDGSRSRNVEENYMEEAPRLHRDHEQQSLSSPLDDQSPNVEAKDDTYDRPLPLAVSGYFSDDHYILLRRLYRLAKRHPERFIYYPGPGRSDIIGDWIWTSDGLHGVPITERQFAIIDRFVQELAKADLQAGGTGQVGWTEADLHRRLISVIIGEQIREEMKAQLHDEQSTAGHSRRRRAPTSSWY